A region from the Gossypium hirsutum isolate 1008001.06 chromosome A08, Gossypium_hirsutum_v2.1, whole genome shotgun sequence genome encodes:
- the LOC121204668 gene encoding FCS-Like Zinc finger 15: MKRSRSSSFGNIRVLKSPPPTAFGFQWNTRANATVISVHAPPKAREMTKVGILAVSEPKLAVWQESYFLDNCFLCKKGLRQNDIRFMYGDFSAFCSIECRHKQITEDAEKEKASKEII, encoded by the exons ATGAAGCGATCACGCTCCAGTAGCTTTGGCAACATCCGAGTACTTAAATCTCCGCCACCCACTGCTTTTGGCTTTCAATGGAATACACGCGCCAACGCTACCGTAATCTCCGTCCACGCGCCGCCCAAGGCCCGGGAAATGACAAAGGTGGGGATTCTGGCCGTTTCGGAGCCAAAATTGGCTGTTTGGCAGGAGAGTTACTTTTTGGATAATTGCTTCCTTTGCAAGAAGGGGCTACGCCAAAATGATATAAGATTTATGTACGG TGACTTTAGTGCGTTTTGCTCCATTGAATGCCGCCATAAGCAAATCACTGAAGATGCAGAAAAGGAGAAAGCTTCAAAAGAAATTATCTGA
- the LOC107936483 gene encoding type I inositol polyphosphate 5-phosphatase 4 has protein sequence MRLENSKKNKLPWPKTLVKKWFNTKTKAQDFHADDVLYRGVDEDWKHKHKFSKRETFNIKKSKTERLNKKYSDSQFKDIHDYRVFVATWNVAGKSPPSCLDLEDWLHTSPPADIYVLGFQEIVPLNAGNVLGTEDNGPAKKWLALIRKTLNSNPGTRPVTDPLVELDADFEGSMRRKTSFQSMSPSDCDTNSRWGSSESDDETDSPKTDSPVNMQSFGESFAMEETDNQNGHSRYCLAASKQMVGIFLTVWVKNDLRDNVRDMKVSCVGRGLMGYLGNKGSISISMSLHQTSFCFVCSHLTSGQKGGDELRRNSDVMEILKKTRFPRVHGVKDEKSPQTILDHDRIIWLGDLNYRIALSYGYAKALVEMCDWKALLENDQLRIEQKQGRVFEGWSEGKIYFPPTYKYSYNSDRYAVEDRHPKEKRRTPAWCDRILWYGTGLYQLSYVRGESKFSDHRPVYSVFSAKVESINRSRIRKSMSCSGTRVEVEELLPQ, from the exons ATGAGACTTGAAAACTCCAAGAAGAACaag CTTCCATGGCCCAAAACATTGGTCAAGAAATGGTTCAATACCAAGACTAAAGCTCAGGACTTTCATGCTGATGATGTTCTTTAtagag gtGTTGATGAAGATTGGAAGCATAAACACAAATTCTCAAAGAGGGAGACTTTTAATATAAAGAAAAGCAAAACAG AGAGATTGAACAAGAAATATTCAGATTCTCAGTTTAAAGACATACATGATTATAG GGTATTTGTTGCAACATGGAATGTAGCTGGTAAATCTCCTCCAAGTTGTTTGGATCTTGAAGATTGGCTTCATACATCTCCACCAGCTGATATTTATGTACTCGG gTTTCAAGAGATTGTTCCTTTGAATGCTGGTAATGTTTTGGGGACCGAAGACAACGGTCCAGCAAAGAAATGGTTAGCTCTCATTAGGAAGACTTTGAATAGTAATCCGGGTACCAGACCGGTCACTGACCCGCTCGTGGAACTTGATGCGGACTTTGAAGGATCAATGAGGCGGAAAACTTCGTTTCAATCCATGAGTCCTAGTGATTGTGACACTAATTCCAGATGGGGTTCCTCTGAATCCGATGACGAGACAGATTCACCGAAAACAGATTCACCAGTGAACATGCAGTCTTTCGGTGAATCTTTTGCCATGGAGGAAACCGATAACCAGAACGGGCATTCGAGGTATTGTTTGGCTGCTAGCAAGCAAATGGTAGGCATATTTCTTACCGTATGGGTGAAGAATGATCTTCGAGACAATGTTCGGGACATGAAAGTGTCGTGTGTCGGGCGAGGATTGATGGGTTATCTCGGAAACAAG GGCTCCATTTCAATTAGCATGTCTTTGCATCAAACCAGCTTTTGCTTCGTGTGTAGTCACTTAACCTCAGGACAAAAGGGCGGTGATGAGCTTCGAAGAAACTCCGATGTTATGGAGATCCTTAAAAAGACGAGGTTTCCCAGGGTTCATGGCGTGAAAGATGAGAAATCTCCACAAACGATTCTAGACCATGA TCGTATTATATGGCTTGGGGATTTGAATTATCGGATTGCTCTTTCATACGGATATGCAAAGGCTCTAGTCGAGATGTGCGATTGGAAAGCACTGCTAGAGAATGATCAG cttcGGATCGAGCAGAAGCAAGGCCGAGTTTTCGAGGGATGGAGTGAAGGAAAAATATATTTCCCTCCCACATACAAGTATTCATACAATTCTGATAGGTACGCCGTGGAAGATAGGCACCCGAAGGAGAAACGAAGAACCCCGGCATG GTGTGATAGGATACTATGGTACGGAACAGGTCTGTATCAGTTATCCTATGTTCGAGGGGAGTCCAAATTCTCCGATCATAGGCCTGTTTACAGTGTATTTTCCGCCAAGGTCGAATCAATTAATCGTAGTCGAATTCGGAAAAGTATGAGTTGTTCCGGAACCAGGGTCGAGGTTGAAGAGCTGTTACCACAGTAA